The Desulfotignum phosphitoxidans DSM 13687 genomic sequence AACATACCTGATAAAAATGAACAACATAGATATTGTTGTTCTGAATCGTTGTGCAAACATCATACTGCTCGATCGAATTACCCGCCATGGAAAAGTGATTTATGAATCGAATCAGGATGCAAGGCTGGACTTTGAACAAAAGTGCTTCACACAGCCCTTGACTGTAAATACCAGAGAAAAGAACTAAAAAAAAGATAAAAATCTATTGATTTATCTCTTTTTTGGAGATAATATTTTTGTTGTATGAAACAAATATTATCACAACTCATTGACGACTTTCTGGAGCGGACCCTGCCGGACCCCGTTCCCCGGGCAGCTCGTTTTTTTGAAATCAAAGGGAAAGCAGATGTGGTGACCGGCATGCGCCGTGCCGGAAAAACCTGGTTCTGTTTTCAAAAAATCAACCAGCTGCTCCATGACAATATTCCTTTACATCAAATCCTTTACCTGAATTTTGAAGATGAAAGACTGCTTGAATTCACTGTCGCCAACTTTCAGGACATTCTGGATGTCTATTACGGCAAATTTCCGGAAAACAAAAACCACACCTGTTATTTTTTTCTGGATGAACTGCAGCGAATCGACGGGTGGGAAATGTTTATCCGCCGGCTGGTGGATTCGGAAAACATTCAAGTGTACATTACCGGCTCCTCTTCCAAGCTGTTGAGTACGGAAATTGCCACCGGACTCAGGGGACGGTCTCTGACAACAGAAATATTCCCGTTCAGTTTCCAGGAATATTTAAGATATCACAACCTGTTTACCGATACCCCGGAATCTTTTGGATCAAAAACTGCAGCCATCCTCAGAAATGCGGTCAAGCAATATTTTGAAACCGGCGGATTTCCTGAAATTCAATCCATGGATTCAAATACAAAAATCGAAGTACTGCAAAGTTATATCGATGCCGTTCTTTTGAAAGACGTTATCGAGCGGCATCAAGTGGGAAATATCCCGGCCATCAAACACCTGGTCAGAACACTGATGCAGTCCTCGGGCAGAAAATTCAGCGTCAACCGGTTTTACAACACCCTGAAAAGCATGTCGATAAAATGTACCAAAAACAACCTGTACAACTATCTGGATCATCTGACAGATGCCTTTGTTTTTTACCGGGTGCCCATCCACACCCGGTCTGAAAAAGCCAGAATGATCAACCCTGTGAAAATTTACACCATCGACACCGGCCTGAAAAATGCCATGACCTTTCAAAACAGCGCTGACCTCGGGCCGACACTCGAAAATCTGGTATTCCTGCATTTACGCCGGCAAAAATATCAGGTGGAATATGTCACAACCAAAGACGGGTTTGAAACCGATTTTTTGGCCAGAAATCCGCTGACAGGCGAAATCAAACTGATCCAGGTCTGCTGGCAGATGGCTGACAAAAAAACGTTTGACCGGGAATACCGGGGGCTGCTGCATGCCATGAAAGAATTGGCTGTCTCTTCAGGAACCATTGTCACCTGGGATGATGAAGCCCGCCTGGATAACGATATCAACGTTGTTTCAATCTGGAAATGGCTGTTGACATCTTGACGTTGATCAGCTGGCCTGCCCATGACTATGGTAGAATATAAGGCAGACAATCCCAATTGCCGGCTCCAGATGTGCACGGATAGTTATCCGGGTCAGACCCTGCTATTAAAAATTATTAATAATACCAGTTTTGGTAAAATTAATAATCTGCTCTCCCAGGGCCGGAACATGAAACACATTTCCCCTGTTTTGCTCAGGCAAATTACAAAAGACTGGGAATCCTCAGATATTTGCTATGGACCCGAATACGAATACATGGAGTTTAACATGTTGATAACTTACACAGCCAAATATACCAAACTGGAAAACGGTTATATGGGGCAACTTTTGGAATGGCCTGAGGTGATTACGGAAGGTAAAACCCTTGAAGATTGCCGATTAATGTTGAAAGATGCCTTACAGGAAATGGTCGCTGCATATAAAGAACTAAAAATGGAAATTCCCCGGGCCAACTGTTTGATGGAACAGTTACCGGTGGAGGTGGAAGGTGTCAGTCAAACGGCGTGATCTTGTGAAGTTTCTTGAAAAAAATGGCTTTTACCTCCTGAGAGGATGACCCTAACCCCAATCACCATCACCCATCTCGGCGCAGAATCCTGCGTCACCGGCTCCTGCCACTTGGTCGGGTTTCAGCCGGACCACGGCGGCGGCATCCTGAGGCAAAACCAGATGGCTGAAATTATCGATATTGCCATATATGGCAATATCGATAAACTATTCATCATCCGCCCTCAAATGCTTGTTCGCCTCCATATCAAACCACATGGCAAACAAGGTGAACTGGGCTGACGCGATAAAAGATGAAAACGCGGCAAACGCATTGATGGTGGGAATATTACTGCCGACAAACCAGATATAAAACACCCGGCAAAACAACAGAAAGGACAACCCGCCCAACGACAGCCCAAAGGCATAGAAAAACACCAGGGGATGAAA encodes the following:
- a CDS encoding ATP-binding protein, producing MKQILSQLIDDFLERTLPDPVPRAARFFEIKGKADVVTGMRRAGKTWFCFQKINQLLHDNIPLHQILYLNFEDERLLEFTVANFQDILDVYYGKFPENKNHTCYFFLDELQRIDGWEMFIRRLVDSENIQVYITGSSSKLLSTEIATGLRGRSLTTEIFPFSFQEYLRYHNLFTDTPESFGSKTAAILRNAVKQYFETGGFPEIQSMDSNTKIEVLQSYIDAVLLKDVIERHQVGNIPAIKHLVRTLMQSSGRKFSVNRFYNTLKSMSIKCTKNNLYNYLDHLTDAFVFYRVPIHTRSEKARMINPVKIYTIDTGLKNAMTFQNSADLGPTLENLVFLHLRRQKYQVEYVTTKDGFETDFLARNPLTGEIKLIQVCWQMADKKTFDREYRGLLHAMKELAVSSGTIVTWDDEARLDNDINVVSIWKWLLTS
- a CDS encoding type II toxin-antitoxin system HicB family antitoxin, which translates into the protein MTMVEYKADNPNCRLQMCTDSYPGQTLLLKIINNTSFGKINNLLSQGRNMKHISPVLLRQITKDWESSDICYGPEYEYMEFNMLITYTAKYTKLENGYMGQLLEWPEVITEGKTLEDCRLMLKDALQEMVAAYKELKMEIPRANCLMEQLPVEVEGVSQTA